Within Lolium rigidum isolate FL_2022 chromosome 5, APGP_CSIRO_Lrig_0.1, whole genome shotgun sequence, the genomic segment GATTTTATTTTAGTTCTACAAGTATAGTGCAATAAAAATAAATAGTTAAAGTTCTATGTTCAAGACGGTGCCGGTGTCCAAAATCACAACTTCTATAGGATCAGAGAGTAAAGAAAATCAATTAATATGTTTGTAGTTGGAACCCCATTGATACACAAAAATAAAACTCATGCAATAGTCAGTGCCAATGAACCACGCTATCAGTTTTGTCCCACTTGCGAGCTAAAATAATTAAAATACATAGTAAGCAAGTGGAACTTGACTAATAGATCAATTTTGTCATGTTCTTATCTTTCTTTTGAAGCATCAAGAGCTTTATTAATTAGGAAAAAAAATATCGTGACCAACATCGACATGCAAGCCAACGTTGAGTCAATTAAAACACCACAAGCACCACCCTTGCCTAGTTGTGTTAAAGCAAGCGCCAACCTTTCTCACCTGGTCCACTTTGATAACGCGAATAGTTCGGTAAATATTCGGAAGCTCATGTCCTTCACAATATATGATCCAGCTTGACGATCTCTGCTTCATCCACACTAATTTTCATGCAGTTAGTGTGTGTGTGGAAATCGATAGATGATTCTTCTATTTTTTAAAGCTCTACGAATATTAATTAGACAACCAAAAAAATCCTATGAAAAATAGTTTTATCAAACAAGATAACCGTCTGCATGGACTGTCAAAAATAAACCATTTGTTTGTTTTTAACTAAAGCATAGGCCTATCTAGTTTGTTTCTCTAGcacgagaagtactccctctggtcttgTAAAATATGTTGATTTGGCAAGATTTTGCTAGTAAAAACTTTACAAATATTTAAATTTGCTATCGAAACATCACGTGTATAAATTCTCCTTGAAATGTACCTTCGTTATTTACTTTTATTTTCAGTTCTACAAATATAGTGCAATCCAAATCAATGGTAAAAGTTTTATGTTCAAGGTGATGCCGTTGTCGAAAAGCACAAGCACAACTTTTAAATGACCCGAGGGAGTAAATAAAAATCAACCAATATGTTTGTAGTTTAAACCCTAGCGATGCACAAAAATAAAACTCATGCAATAGTCAGTGGTGGTGAATGACATGATCAATTTTGTCCTACTTGCGAGCAGAAATAGTCATAATGCGTCATAAGCAAGTGGAACTTTACTACTAGATCATGTTTGTCctattcttatctttattttagaaGAATCGCGAGCTTTACTGATTAGGCAAAAATATTTTGTGAAAACATGGCACGCAAGCCGGCGTTGAGTCAATTAAAACACCACTAGTTGGTACTACTAGTAGTTGTGCTAAAGCATGCGCCACACCCTTGCTCTCGTGGATTATTTGGTAAATTTTCGGATGCTCCCGACCTTCACAATCCAGCTGGGCGGTCTATGCTTCCTCCACGCTAATTTGCACGCCGTTATTACTTTTTAGTGTGGAAAGTGACGGATAATTCTTCTACAGTAGTTTTTTTTGAGCAGTACGAACATCAAATTAGTCAACCAAAAAAATCCTACTAAAAACAGTTTTATCAAACAAGATCACCGTCTGCACGCACTGTCAAAAGGAAACCATTTGTTTTTAACTGGAGCTGAAATCAGCCAGGAGTTCGGTCCACATCCTGGGCTCACGGCATAAATTAACACTTGATGACGCTTGACCGGGGACCTGGTAGTGGTAGAGGGGCCAAGCTGAACAAGGACGCTAAGGGCATGCCCAACGACCGCTCTCTAGAACTATCGCTTCACACCTTTAACTGTgctcgggtggtccaaagtaggttcggatgaggagcaGCCTCCTCTTCGAGAAGTGGGATCTTAAGTCCAAAAGCATGCTTTTGGAGAGAGAAggagatacatagtgtcatatttgtggggttccttctcttttttctgactaaagttgtagcttccattggagagataaaattaaccatgttgcttctgacaactttttacatggagcagctagttgtgtatgccaccattgctcatgccctaaatTGGTCAAGATCACGGCGGTGCCGAAAAGTACTGGTAGTACCATGGCAACATCGAGATGAGAACGGTCGAGATATTGCGCATTTCGGCAGCCGTTTTCCTTTGTCCCTCCCCAGCGCGGTGCAAGTCTTCCCAAAACAAAGGGCTGCTGCAGGTCAAGCTCACTGCATCCATCCAAGATCCAAGAACATACTTGTATTGAAAGATTCACGCAAAAATAGTTTCAGAGCGAATGATCAGATCCAGAAAACGCGCATCGTCGCATGATCAGATCCGCCAAAATgcaaggaggaagaaagggagGGCGACATTGCGCGTCGATACACGCGACCACGTCATCTGGCCTGGTCTAGCAGGAACGTTTAGGCGGGCTGGCGTGCACCATGAAACGGagctagacgaagaggaggacgatcTGAAAAAACACACATTTACAGAACGTTAACAAACATGCATACTCCCTTCAGGACAGTTGCATTTTAGCTCTCCGCCAAGACTATCGGAGGCGATGCATTTGAAGAATGTTAACAAACACAACTAGAATCGATtcccccctccccctctctcGTCCAGCTACCGGGTTTGAGGGTCAACCTTAGTCGGCCGGGCCGCTCCGAGGCCTCCTCCGCCGGATTAGCCGGCCAGAGATGGTCAAGGACGGGCGGAGTAGATAGGACTAGTTTTAGGTGTAGATCTAGCTACTTTACCCATGTGGAGAATGGCTTTATGCCCAAGGGGTCGGGCCACGGTGGAGATGGAGAGGCTCCTGGTGGCTTGTGGCCATCTGGCTCCTCGGCGCGgcgctccggtggtcggagccgAAGGCGGAGGGCGGCAGCGCTCCCACAACCCCCGCAATAAATATCTCGGTGTTCTCTCTCGATCTAGATAGATCTGTCCTAGATCTTGCTCTCCCTGGCCACCATGGTGGTGGAGAAGGAGGAGCAATCATGGATGGCTCATCGACggagaggcggtggcggtggttctGTTTCTTCTGGCGCTTCACATCGAGAGGTATACTTGCCTCTGCtatccatggccggcatggcggcCTTGAATCATCAACCTCCGGTTTGGAGGCCCTGCAGCTTCCTTCCTGCTGGAGCTCGGCGCGCTGCTGccaccaagtggtgcgtccccggtggCTCCAAGGCGTCCAGCAGCGACGGATCTTCGCTGGACTTGGGTGTTCGGGCATCTGCGTCCTGTTTCTTGGCGGCGACGCTTGGAGGACGCCAGCGAATCGTGGTGGTGACGTCCAGGGACCCGATTGCGTTTTCATCTTATGTCCTAGGGTGTTTTCTGTAAGATGGCAAGCCTTATCTTCTAATTTCTGGTTCTTCTGGGCGAGTAATGTAAAATGGCCAGGTTCTTCCGGGGTCTTCTAGACCCCTtctttctgcaaaaaaaaaaaaaaactagaatcTCAAAAACAATGGGGTTTGGCAAAGGAACGCCACTACACGAAACACGGCTGGCCGACCGTTGCGGCGCAATCGGGCGCGGTGCAACTGGCGTGTACCATGAAAAGGAAGCTGACATGCTCGTGACAGCAAGGCACGGTGCACATACATCACGGACACATTGTATGAAAGGAGATTTGGAGAAGGCATTGGCCGTTCAGTTACGCGAAGACCAATAGGGGAAGGGGCATATTCATGCAGGCGGCGCACGCCGCAACACCACACACAAACCTCATGAGCTCAGCTGGTTCCCACCCTCCCCTGCCTTCTCCCAGATAGCGCCAAAGCAATCAGGCCAGTCCAGAGCCCAGCAGAGGGGACGGTGGAGATACACCGCAAGACCTATCGTCGGCACCAGGATCATCCACCGTCCAAGATGTCGGTCATCCAAACCACGTGTGATCATCTCAAGTGATGGCAAGGTGAAGCTTTTTCTTTCTCCAACAGTAGCAGATTTCCTCTTCAAAATCTTGTCCTATGATCAGAGGCACTATAGCTAAGGCACTGACCAAATAGTGAAGTCATGCACTTCGGAGACAAAGTCAAGCCTCTCAAAAGGCGGTGACAAAGACTACAGCACGCGAATGCAGAGACGCTATATTCCACATGCAAGAAGGCAAAATACCAACAGAGCTCCTGCAAGTCCTGAGATGATAAATTGTCCTCGCAGTAGTAATGGGGGAATTTATGCTGTGCTCTACCACCACCAAGTGAAAGGGACCTGGAAATGGGCAACGACAGCAACAGCAGCAAGCTCATCCACATGACCCCATCTACGCACGCCCGGCCTAACACCGCACCCGGTTCAAATCACCTTTTCAGTTAGTTACCATGAACTGGTCGATCGATCAACCAGCTGGTGCCAGGCACACAACCGGAGAACGGAACGGTCAGTGTTGCAGCGATACTGAAGATCTAGCTGCGGCTCACTGGCTGGCTCGGAGCAGAACACTACAGCCAGCAAAAACTGAAGTGAGCTTCCAGGTCCAAGTGAGGTTCGTGTCATTACCTTTCAGATGATGGGTGCATCAGTGAAAAGCGGAGGGAATTGACCACTGGCCTTGCAGGGAACCTCCGAGTGTACAAATCTGGATAAGGGTTTGCGGACGGAAGAGTCGCGACGGCTCTGGGTGGCCACCTCGACGCTGACACATCACCGCAAGTACAGGGCGCCGTCATTTTCACGAACCAATCCTGCACAGAGGAAAAAGAAAACGGAGGCAAAACTAGTGGGGAGTACTGCAGAGCTCTCTCACCTTCAAGATGACATACTGACCTGGCAAGTGAAGCCTGAATTGACGCACGGAAGTGAGATCAGCCAGTTATTGCAATGGTAATGCAGCCAAAAAAGATGAACACTAGCTGACAGTTGAGTTCCAGTGTAAATTCTCATCTCTCAAATGAAGGCCTGTTGCTATTGAGCTGCCACGACACGCGGTTAGGTTCTGCAGAGATCTTATCTATCTACCAGTGATCCTGGGTTATTTTAAATCCCTCACTTGCATATAATATGCTTGTGCTCTCATCACTTCCCTCTGAGCTATCAAACTATGACTGGTGCCAAATAAGAATGATAAAAGGACTGGTCAACAAGGACATACAGAAGTGTAACTACAATTCCTTTTCCCCACGAGGAGTTGTCACTGGTCACTACAAAGCACATCTTGAGGCTGCTAAGCTTACAGCACAAGAATTTTAAACAGTTCTACTTTACAGGGTACAAAAAAAATCCATGGAGTTAAAAAGCATTTTGCAAACTAGAGCAGAAAAGTCAGTGCTCTGGAAGGAAAATATGCACACATGCCAGACACAAAAACACACAAGGATAAGATATGGCAAACCTGAAACCACAGACCATACTGATGGGATCATGTGGTAGCACATGCTTAATAAACGCAAGTCAACCTCTTGCAATAGTATTCATCATCCCCATGTTGGTAGCATCACATCAGAGATCCAGCAGGATTTGATATTTTATGAGACAACAcctaacttcatcgacaaatggtCAATGTTGTAACGGAAGTTAAAGAACATAATGCTTATTTGTCTCTCTGCCAAAATGATCAGTGATTTGGCCTACATCTCTACGAGAAAACACAATCTTGTTGTATCAAGATATGCAGGGGGTAACATTTGAAAACAATTGGCTCTTTTGTCCTTACTTCCTTTTCCTAATTATAATTTGCATGCAGCAGTATGGTAGTAAAGCAATCATTCAACTTTACGGCAATACAGAAAATGATTAATGTAAAACGATTCCACTCTACAACTTGCCAGTCTTGCCCAAATTGCATGCAACATTGAAGTACAGCATCAACTTGTTTCATGATCATTTCACTTCAAAGAAACAAGCAAGCATGTAATGAAAGTGAAAGGGGATGGAATCGATCTAGAAGTTGACCTAGCatttatattggataaaggcacaCTGCTCGATGGCAAACTCTTGTACATTTACAATATCTGCATACCAGATCTGTTCAAAATGAGAACAGATAATGTCAGGTTGTACAAAATACTATATGTCCCAAGCAGACTATAAAATCAGGCAAGGAAAGGTTACACCTTTGCAAAGGAGCAGTTGGCATATATGGCAAGCACCGTCAAAAAGAAGAGATATATGGCTCTAGAGTTTTACAGCAAAGATCATCTTCAGCATAAAATCAAGACAAACCTGCATGTTCTGCTGGCCACATGTCAGTTGGCAAGCAAAAAGACAGCTAAATGTCCTTCTAGAACTCTCACTGCACGGAAGCTATAAATTCTTCACATGATAATTGAGTAGCCCATAAGGACAAAAATTCTCTCTATATCTAAAGATAGAACCAGTTCTGCCACAGTAGTTGTCTCTCTTACTCTTCAACACCAATACACCATTCCATCAACCTAAGTATTCAGGCATGAGAAGTGTTACCATGTCATGCTTACAAAGCATCTCCTGTTAACTTCCAAGCAACTACTGCCATATTCCTTGGAGACATAGCAGGATCAAACAGAGGAAACAATGATGCTTGAACTGCACTTCCTTGTTCTTGAAGAAACAGTAAGCGATCAAGCAAGATATATGTTTCCACCAATGGACCTAAAGCAGCCCGAAGACACCAAAAGGGACCTATGAACTCCTGCAAGAATTAAAAGAAAATGGTTGCACTAGTAAGAACTAAGAATATCACTAGCATATCCCAGTTACTGCTACATTTTTGCGAATATGGTTCAGTGGACAGCACTGTTTTAATTGTGAAGATAGTTTACAAAAGCATATGCATGAATGTTTAAGAATTAGCTGTTGAAGTACGGACAACCTTAATATCTGATAGCCCCACTGCGGTAAGGCATAAAATGGTATCTAGTCTAGTTTCTAGAATTTTTTGTAACATAAGAAAGATAAGAGTGCTAGTCGTCACCATATTCATTTCCCCCTAGCAATTAAATGTACCACTTAGGGTATGTCTGCAACAGAATTTCACGTATTCACTTTGAGAATTCTTTGAGAAATTAATAGGATATTAGGGATTACAGTGCATTGCTGAATACTAGCACAATTGAAATGATCTTAACGTACTCATTAACACTATCAAAATGACATTAGGCTTCACCCAGCCTTGCGTCCAGCCCAGTACATGCTTACCTAAACTCCTAAAGCATCATCTCGAACAGGATAGCACCATTTTTCTTTTGATTGAACAAATAGTTGAAAAATAGGAATTAACTTCTTGGGATCATCCTATAGCAAGAACGCATAATAGAAAACGGCATTCCAATTAAACTTACAGTGAAGTGCTGCACGCTCTTCCATATTTCAAATAGATGAAGATCTTCGACGAAACCACAGCCAAGACGACCGAATGCAGAGGCGGTGAAATCTTTGAAAAGAGTGAACTTGTGACATTCATCAAGATGGATGTCACTTGGTCCCACGTTAACTTTTGATATGAATGAATCATCGACTCCTGAAGTTGAGTATGTATCACCCACTTATAAACTCAAAAATCTATGTTTTATAGCCAATCCAAAATGGTCGTGGCTTATGAGGAACAAAAGGTAATAACCTGTAAATTGTACGCTGCTACAACATCTGACAGCCCCTTCAGGATCAGTTGGCTCTGTTGGCAATGAACAATCTGTGTTCATGGTTTGTTCCTTGGGATTTGAATAGGATAAATCATCAGTTTTCCCCACAGCTGAACAAGATTCCACAACTTTCCGAAGCCTTTGACGGCGGAGAGCTTTTCCTTGCCTTCCAATTGATGGACTCAATTTTGACACTTCTGGAAAATATTTCTCAAGTACCTACAGGAAAAGACAGTTAGGTGACTAAAGCCTTCAATGTAACAAGTAGTGCTGATTTACAAAAGAGTGCTTGTTTATGAATCTGAAACCCAAACAGCCGAGACTAGAAGTGTAGCAATTAGTGGGTTCTGTCCCACTAATGAGTCGAATCGTTTGACTAAAAAAAGTGTAGCAAGTACCGCTGGTTTATAAAGTAGGTTTTGAGTCGCTTAATTAAAAAAACTGGACTAGTCGAGGTTAGTCGCGATTAGTCGAATGAGTTGCCCGACTCATCCAATGAGTCGAGTCGAGACATCGAGTCGACCTCGCAGTTGCGACTCATCGACTAGTCGCGACTAGTCGAGCGACTCGAAATCCTTGGACAGAACCTAAAGCAAGAATCGACGCCAAAAAGGTACTGATACATGAGATGCATAAGTTAACTAAACAACAAATCGAGCAAATACAAGGAACAGAATAAATAAGCATGTCGTCACATATCAGTTTGTGTGCCACACATAGGGTCCATGTGGTGTGGTGTACTTAGTTTTCGTCAAGTCCGTCCTCAATGCCATCCCAGTACACCAACTCCTCGTCATCGCACCGCCTAGGAAGACGAACAAGCAACTGGAAAAGATCGAGCGAGGATTCTTGTGGGAGGGTCGTGCGGAAGCAAAGGGCGGAAACTGACATGTGAATTGGCGTCATGTATGCAGGCCAACCACCCTTGGCGGCCTGGGGGTGCACGATCTGGAGCGTGCTGGCCTGGCATTGAGTCTACTGCTTTAGCTGTGCCACACTGACACCGACAGAGcttggagcagagctgcagttctCTGCGCTGAGGAAAGGGCCCTTTTCTTTGCAGCTACTACAATCCACAATGGCTCTAGGCAACAGGCTCACGGCACGCTTCTGGGAGGACCAATGGATCGGTGGACGCTCAATCAGCAAGATCGCACCGCAGCTATACGCCTGCATCCCCAAGCGCTGCAGGAAACTGCACACGGTTGCTGATGGGGTCCAGGCAAACAGCTGGGCACGCGGCATACATGAGGTTCTAGGCATTCAGGAGATTGGCCAATACCTCCTCATCTGGCAAGCCATCCAATACACCACCCTCTCGACAGAGCCTGACCATCTCTTCTGGAAGTGGACTACTGGTTCGTACTCAGCACAATCTTGGTACAAGGCTACCTTCCAATGGTCCATCTTGTGTAGTGCATGGAAGCTTATTTGGAGAAACTGGGCGCCGCCACGTGTGAAATTTTTCCACTCGCTTGCCCACCAAGATCGATGCTGGACGGCTGATCACCTGCCTCACCGAGGACTACAACACAACCCAGCCTGCCTCCTCTGGACAAGCTGCCGAGACGATGGTTCACCTGATCCTCTCATGCCCATTCTCCAAACAAATGTGGCATGAGGTTCTCTCCTGGCTGCGGATGACTTGTGCGCCACCAGCCCAGGAATCCTAGCTAGCAGAGTAGTGGACCAAGGCTAAGCAGGGCACCTCAAAACCTCTACGCAAGGGCCTCGCCTCCCTGACACTTCTAGTCCCTTGGATGATCTGGAAGCAGCTTAACGAGTGTGTCTTCGAGGGTGCTCAGCCATCGATCGATGGCCTTGTCTCCCACATCAAAAGACGAAGCTGCGCTCTGGGCACAAGCCGGTGCCACAGGCCTTAGGGTAGTTCTGCCATCAACCTGGGACATGCATTGAGAGAACTGTCGTAACTCTGCACTCCTAGGATGATTGTAACAaactctatcttttcaatgagATGAAACGCAatggtcctttgcgttttctcgagaaAAAAAAGAAGTTCTATCACTATTGTGCCAGATTTCTATCCTACACTCTGGAGTCTCGACACAACTTTGGGGAGGCCAGAAAGGCTGCTTGCTGTAATCATAAACCAACAGACATGTTATGTACCGGAATATATGGCCCCACCAGGCAGCTCCCAACTGGAACTGGTTCCGTTCCCTAGTCTGATAAGGTCAGggcatatagtttttggcacggagaACGCACGTGGAGGTTAAAGTACATCAGTTTTGGGTAGGATTTTTCCTATATTCTGGGTGGGATTATATCTAATCAAATTCCTATATTCTGGATTTTTCCTCAAAAACAAATATGccttatatctaggaacggaggAAATAACTATGTCTCAGTGTTTACAACTGATATGAAGAATTTGCTGATGCAACTGGCCAAAAAGAAGCACGCCCACTAGCAAGTTAGGGCTGAACAAGTAGACCAAATTGGCGAGGTTAGTATTCACATACAAAAGGAGCTCATTCTCATTGTTGTTACTTGGTGATGTTCCCGAAGATGACTAGAATGTTCACTCTCAAGTGTGGTGCTAAGAAAGGACAAGAGGCTCTTAGATATGTAGCCAATAGAAAGGTAAGGCAAGGGTAGTAAATAGGAATCAAGAATGCCGCTTGGAAGTGATTACATAAGCATACATTTATTACATGGCATCAACAATCATACTTGACAACACTGTTTTTATTTTAAGCACACAAGGTCTTCTTTTCAGCACACGTTGTGTGCCTGGTTGTTAAATAGTATATTAAATAACATGTGTACAAATTATAAAATGAAGAGCAAACAAAATTAAGAAACTGGGTGGAAAATCAACCATTCAAATTGACAGGCTGAATTAACAGAGCATTTACCATTTGAAAAGCTGCTCGGAAGGCATGTATGTCAAAATTTTGTAGGGCCATTTCCTTGGTGAGGTTTCTCCATCTCTCTGCACTCTAAAAAGGATTCACAGAAGGACTTTTCAATAAAGAGCATACTGCTTAAAGCTACCAATTTGGAAAATAAATTTAGTCGAACACAAAGCATCCATCTTGAGCAGTAGTAAATTACTAATAAAAGAACAACTAGAAGAATAGCTTCAGATGCATCTAAGAAAAGAATAGCTTCAGACGTTCTGCTAAATGTGGCAAAACAGTGAGTTCCAGAAATGATTACAAATCAGGACTAGCGGCAAACATACTTTGCATGTAAACTGCACAACATAGCATCAAATAATTTCTCCTAACAGAATATGAGAATAGAGATGAATGATGGACCATAAGTTCTCTTACTTAGGGGAATGATGTTTTAAACCACATAAGTACATAACTCTGTACCATTTAACGTTTACTAAAGGGAAACTGAGGGCGTCAACAAGCTGTCAGGCATTTTTAGTTTCAAGTCCATTATCCAACTAGTTTGTTCTATTATCCTTTGTACTCTTGTCCATGTCCCAACTCCTGACCACCTTAAAGTATGAGTACCAGCACCGAAATTTGGTTAAAGCATATCATACAACACTATGAGCAAGGAAGAGTTGCTATTATACCTGGCAAGCAAGGTCGCGGATGCTTTTGCCAAGCACTAATTTAGATGATTTAGCAGCCTTGCTAATAGGAAAACCAGGGCAGCTGTCTGTATCCGCATAACAATCCTCGGACAACAAGTTATAACAGCATCCAACGCTTACCAATGCTTGTACTTGTTTACATGACGCAAACACCCTGCCCACAGGACACAGTAAACATGTTGTTAAGAACTTTCCATGCAAAGGGAAAGGTGTAGCTGTAGAATTTTATGAGTTTGGAGAAAGGACTGCACTACATCAATTCACAGCATTCCGATTATTGAGCACAAAAGACCAACCTTAGCATGTTAACTGAAAGGTCGCCACAGGCATGAAGACCGGCGAGGACTAATTGAGGAACGTTATGGTTTGGTTTCCCATTTTGAGGACTAGTCTCAGTACAGTTGTTGGTTTTTGTTACATGTTGACCATGATCATCTTGACATGCATCCAATGTCACAGCTGCTAACGTGTCACTAGAAAGAACATGACAAGTGACAGTTCTAGGCACAGTGAACTGTTGCTTCTCTAGACTGCAAAAGCAATTGGAAACAATTTATAGCAAGAGAAATTAACTCTCAAGATATCAAGGTAGTCAAACTAGAATTCAGTATGACAAAAATCGTACCATTTAGCAGCATAGTGCTTCTTTATCCTCTCTGCACGAGTATTTGTAACAGATGCATGATGTGATGAAGCATCTATTGCGACGACAGGGAGTTGGTACTCAAAAGATAAAGCTTGTGCGAGATAACCCTGATAAGGTGATTCAAATGGATAAGAAACAAATAAATGAAAACGCAAAATAACATATGTTTGCTGTCattcccgacaaaagaaaatagtTATGGAAAGTCAAGGTATGGCATCCAAcaataagggtgtgtttggtagaccggCCCTCCTCAGATTTTCTCACCTCATCCCAATTTTTTCCAACTTttgttgtttggtaggtcggctcGGCCCAACTGGGCAGTGCCCACCTCATGCGAAAATAGCCTCTCAGCCCTGCCCGATAGAGAAACcaaaatcgagcttcacaactgGGCAGGGCTGACCTCGCCCGGAAAACCCCCCGCACTTGCGCGCGAACCAACAGGGGTCAAACTGCTCAGCCCTCATTCCCCCCCGTAAGCGCTCTCTATTTCCCACCCTCCACGCCTGCGCCCCGCTCCAGCTTCCTCGATGCCGGCCAGCGCCGCCGCTTTCTCGACGCCGAGCGCCGCCACTTTCTCGAGGACAAGCGCTGCCACGGCCACGGCGAGGGCCGGCTCCACCACGGCCGCAGACGAGCGCCTCCCCGGCCACTGCAAGGGCAtgcgccgccgcttcctcgaGGGACAGCTCTGCCACGGCCGAGCGCTGCCACGGCCTAGCTCCGCGACGGACGACGGACGACGGCCGAGCGCCGCCACTGACGAGCACCGCCACGGCCGAGCGCAGTCAAGGCCGAGCGCCGCCACAGCCTCGCGTCGCCACGGCCGAGCGCAGTCAAGGCCGAGCGCCGCCACAGCCTCGCGTCGCCATGTCCGCCCTCTCCCGCCCCGAGCTCTGCCGCCGGCGACCTCCAGCCCCCCCTCGCCCCCCGCCGCAGGCAGGTCCGGCATGAAGCCTGGTCGGGATCGAGAAATTGGGGACGCGTTCATCTCAATCGGGAttgaggacccgattgcttttttttcATTCTGTTCAAGggcttttgtgtaaaatttggaCCGAATGGTAATTTCATATTTTTAGACATAGGTCTCAGCTCAGCTGAGCTCAACAAAcacaccaaacaacatctcaacTCAGCTGAGCTCAACaaacccgggctaccaaacaaatGCTAAAATCTCAACACAACTTAGCTAGGATCAACATGTATGAGGTGAGATAGAGATTCTCGATagacccaggctaccaaacacaccctaaatatAGGACAGCAGTCGCTAATCCAGATGCCTTTACTCATCCGAAGATAGGCCCAGCAAGAGGTAGCACATACTAGTACAGTAGTACTTTGAAATTGCAACACCTAGCATGCATGTGTGCTTTCTAATTGCAATACCAAAAAAGAATAGCCAATATAATCTGGCCTTCACTAGAACCTTATCTTTATCATAGCTATATTCAACACGAAATACTTGGTCAGACTTGGCCAATACAAAAACCTGATGTTTAAGATGGCATACTCATGAATGAAAGCAATGAAGTAGAGCTGTTAAACATTCAAGTGTTCATCACATAAATTAAATTTTTTGTTCAAACGGAATCTGGTTACAAGTGCAAAGCTTCTTCCAGGGACAGAACTGCAGATGATATACCTGGCCAGAACCCACATCAACCACTGTCTTGGCTCCACAACTCCTCGCAACTGCATCAACCATCGCAGATAGATGCTCAATCTGTATCAAGCAACTTCTCCAATCATGAGGATGCAAAGAACAAATAATTGAGCTTGAAAAAAGAAGACTGACAACAAATAACAAACATTACAAGCTAATAATTACCTACTTCGTGCTTCTTCTTTGTGTTCATGCCTTGAGCGAGAACAGTGCCAATTGATGCTACACGCGAATCAGGCAGAAACTGCGAGTATTTAAGAAAAGGTGAGTCAGAATAAGGCAAATGCCACAATATATGTATATTTTAAAAACTTGATAGATCAGTCAACATGTAAACC encodes:
- the LOC124656314 gene encoding methyltransferase-like protein 25B yields the protein MAAPPASLGVGARSCETAEQTREWMEAIAAFLGRHRPLLEAHVVNFFKDRLWETVDAKWMECLRGEPVERLLMLPSGSVQDHWPSSLQEFILTARSLVLPRERKSPQSFLPDSRVASIGTVLAQGMNTKKKHEIEHLSAMVDAVARSCGAKTVVDVGSGQGYLAQALSFEYQLPVVAIDASSHHASVTNTRAERIKKHYAAKCLEKQQFTVPRTVTCHVLSSDTLAAVTLDACQDDHGQHVTKTNNCTETSPQNGKPNHNVPQLVLAGLHACGDLSVNMLRVFASCKQVQALVSVGCCYNLLSEDCYADTDSCPGFPISKAAKSSKLVLGKSIRDLACQSAERWRNLTKEMALQNFDIHAFRAAFQMVLEKYFPEVSKLSPSIGRQGKALRRQRLRKVVESCSAVGKTDDLSYSNPKEQTMNTDCSLPTEPTDPEGAVRCCSSVQFTGDTYSTSGVDDSFISKVNVGPSDIHLDECHKFTLFKDFTASAFGRLGCGFVEDLHLFEIWKSVQHFTEFIGPFWCLRAALGPLVETYILLDRLLFLQEQGSAVQASLFPLFDPAMSPRNMAVVAWKLTGDAL